A region of Clostridium acetobutylicum ATCC 824 DNA encodes the following proteins:
- a CDS encoding HAD-IB family hydrolase: MKAKAAFFDIDGTLYREGLISEVFKKLIKYEIIDEEKWYKEVRPEFEKWDNRKGDYDDYLLKMTEIYVDALNGLSKSQVEFIASQVVNQKGERVYTYTRDRIKWHKERGHKIITISGSPIELVRNMAEKYGFDDYRGAEYLLDENDVYTGEVIPMWDSKSKERAVHELEAKYNIDLGESYAYGDTSGDLTMLKMVGNPVCINPTKELVKEILSDEEVKNKIRIIVERKDMIYKISSRCLECDCEFVL; the protein is encoded by the coding sequence AGTATTTAAAAAGCTTATAAAATACGAAATTATAGATGAAGAAAAGTGGTATAAAGAAGTAAGACCGGAATTTGAAAAGTGGGATAACAGAAAAGGTGATTATGATGATTATCTCTTAAAAATGACGGAAATATACGTAGATGCACTAAATGGACTTAGCAAATCGCAAGTGGAATTTATAGCTAGTCAAGTAGTAAACCAAAAGGGTGAAAGAGTATATACCTATACCAGAGATAGAATAAAGTGGCACAAGGAAAGAGGTCATAAGATAATAACAATTTCAGGAAGCCCAATTGAACTTGTAAGGAATATGGCTGAGAAATATGGGTTTGATGACTATAGAGGAGCGGAATATCTGCTGGATGAGAATGATGTCTACACAGGAGAAGTAATACCTATGTGGGATAGCAAAAGCAAAGAGAGAGCTGTCCATGAGTTGGAGGCTAAATATAATATAGATCTCGGTGAGAGTTATGCCTATGGAGATACCTCTGGAGATTTAACAATGCTAAAGATGGTAGGAAATCCAGTGTGCATTAATCCAACTAAAGAACTTGTAAAAGAAATTTTAAGTGATGAGGAAGTAAAAAATAAAATTAGAATTATAGTAGAAAGAAAAGATATGATATATAAAATATCCTCAAGATGTTTAGAGTGTGATTGTGAGTTTGTACTATAA
- a CDS encoding ABC transporter permease has translation MLNFIKYETKTVYREYLLVLLIAVLANVALMTRVGAWDKLIVFTISSCASVGIIITTLIMNIAMFSRDLKKDTKYLLFTLPKSRYSLLGSKLICSTVMMILSSLVGVGFMLYFGSKIMHFNAAGLLNWDLMKYCALAVVSYVSFLVTVYFCILAARMLRRNGKFSGLISLVIFIAYAYVLVRIENVLDYIFPQKIVMGKVLRAASTAKNVKVSVGTTGGSIYIVSSIFEIILIVLLFIVSVKIIDKKLDL, from the coding sequence ATGTTGAATTTTATAAAATATGAAACAAAGACAGTATATAGAGAGTATTTATTGGTTTTACTTATAGCGGTATTGGCAAATGTTGCACTTATGACTAGGGTTGGTGCTTGGGATAAATTGATTGTGTTTACGATTTCTAGTTGTGCGAGTGTTGGAATAATTATTACTACCTTAATAATGAATATAGCTATGTTTTCTAGAGATTTGAAGAAGGATACTAAGTATCTTCTTTTTACACTTCCTAAGAGCAGGTATTCACTTTTAGGATCAAAATTAATATGTTCGACTGTTATGATGATTTTGTCTTCATTAGTTGGAGTTGGGTTTATGTTGTATTTTGGAAGTAAAATAATGCACTTCAATGCTGCCGGTTTATTGAATTGGGACCTTATGAAATATTGTGCATTGGCAGTTGTTTCATATGTTTCGTTTTTAGTTACAGTATATTTTTGTATTTTAGCAGCAAGAATGTTAAGAAGAAATGGTAAGTTTTCAGGATTGATATCTTTAGTTATATTTATAGCCTATGCTTATGTATTAGTTAGAATTGAAAATGTTTTAGATTATATATTCCCACAGAAGATTGTTATGGGAAAGGTTTTAAGAGCGGCGTCTACTGCAAAAAATGTTAAGGTTAGTGTTGGGACTACTGGTGGTTCAATTTATATTGTAAGTTCAATTTTTGAAATTATTTTAATTGTATTATTGTTTATAGTATCTGTAAAAATAATTGATAAAAAATTGGATTTATAA
- a CDS encoding GntR family transcriptional regulator, whose translation MKFDNKAPIYIQIMDKIKIDIINGTLKPGDKLPSVREMAVKFKVNPNTLQRVYQELERENITYTQRGTGSFVREDSDMIINLKKEMASEVIENFIENIKEFGFGNKDILKIVEDKLNEEEK comes from the coding sequence ATGAAATTTGATAATAAGGCACCTATTTATATACAAATAATGGATAAAATTAAAATAGATATAATAAACGGAACCTTAAAACCAGGTGATAAACTTCCATCTGTTAGGGAAATGGCAGTTAAATTTAAGGTGAATCCTAACACCCTTCAAAGGGTTTATCAGGAGCTTGAGAGAGAAAATATAACCTATACTCAAAGAGGTACAGGAAGTTTTGTTAGAGAGGACTCTGATATGATAATTAATTTGAAAAAGGAAATGGCAAGTGAGGTTATTGAAAACTTTATTGAAAATATAAAAGAATTTGGTTTTGGTAATAAAGATATATTAAAAATCGTTGAAGATAAGCTTAATGAGGAGGAAAAATAG
- a CDS encoding ABC transporter ATP-binding protein, with product MEEYLLKVNNLNKKYLNKKALDNFNLELKTGKVLGLLGPNGSGKSTFLKILSGILKKSSGEILIDGQEPSIYTRSIVSYLPDIGYLYKWMKIKDALEFFKDFYDDFDYKKAMELLDFMKLDKDSKVTALSKGMAEKLQLTLVLSRKAKLYILDEPLGGVDPTTREKILDTIIDNFSEDSSMIITTHLVSDVERLFDDVAFISEGKNVLSGNADELRNEKGTSIDGLYREIFKDF from the coding sequence ATGGAAGAATATTTATTAAAGGTAAATAACTTAAATAAAAAGTATTTAAATAAAAAGGCACTTGATAATTTTAATTTGGAACTTAAAACTGGAAAGGTATTAGGACTACTTGGGCCTAATGGAAGCGGTAAGAGTACGTTTTTAAAAATATTATCAGGTATTCTTAAAAAGAGCTCGGGGGAAATTTTAATAGATGGACAAGAACCATCAATTTATACAAGATCTATAGTATCTTATTTACCGGACATAGGGTATTTATATAAATGGATGAAAATTAAAGATGCTTTAGAGTTTTTTAAGGATTTTTATGATGATTTTGATTACAAAAAGGCTATGGAACTTTTGGATTTTATGAAACTAGACAAGGATTCTAAGGTTACAGCCCTTTCTAAAGGAATGGCGGAGAAGCTTCAATTAACATTAGTATTATCGAGAAAAGCTAAACTTTATATATTAGATGAACCTCTTGGTGGAGTAGACCCAACAACTAGAGAGAAGATACTCGACACAATAATAGATAATTTTTCAGAAGACAGTTCTATGATTATAACTACTCATTTGGTAAGTGATGTGGAGAGATTATTTGATGATGTAGCATTTATATCAGAAGGCAAGAATGTATTAAGCGGAAATGCTGATGAATTAAGAAATGAAAAAGGAACTTCAATAGATGGGCTCTATAGAGAAATTTTTAAAGATTTCTAA
- a CDS encoding L-lactate dehydrogenase — MKKNTKISVIGAGFVGSSTVFALMNGGLASEIVIVDVNKDKAEGEAMDLSHGAAFVKPVVVKSGDYKDTEGSDIVIITAGAAQKPGETRLELINKNYNIFKSIVPEVVKYNPNAILLVVSNPVDILTYITYKLSGFPKSRVIGSGTVLDTSRFRYMLSEHFEIDVRNIHTYIMGEHGDSEIATWSLTNIAGMDVNEYCEASCKKCDGSLKYKIYDDVKNAAYHVIEKKGATYYAVALAVKRIVEAILRDENSILTVSSLLEGQYGIKDVYMGVPSIVGINGVKDIIEVPLNDEEKNNLTDSAKTLKESLDSIF, encoded by the coding sequence ATGAAAAAGAATACTAAAATTTCAGTAATCGGAGCAGGATTTGTTGGTTCTTCTACAGTATTTGCGCTAATGAACGGTGGACTTGCATCTGAGATAGTTATAGTAGATGTAAATAAAGATAAGGCAGAAGGGGAAGCAATGGACTTATCTCATGGTGCAGCTTTTGTTAAACCTGTAGTTGTGAAATCTGGAGATTATAAAGATACAGAAGGTTCAGACATAGTTATAATAACAGCGGGAGCAGCACAGAAACCAGGTGAGACAAGACTTGAATTGATAAATAAGAACTACAATATATTTAAGTCTATAGTTCCTGAAGTTGTAAAATATAATCCAAACGCAATTTTATTAGTAGTTTCTAATCCAGTAGACATATTAACTTATATTACCTATAAACTTTCAGGTTTTCCAAAGTCTAGAGTAATAGGTTCGGGTACAGTTCTTGATACATCAAGATTTAGATACATGTTAAGTGAACATTTTGAAATTGATGTTAGAAATATACACACTTACATTATGGGAGAACACGGAGATTCAGAAATAGCTACATGGAGTTTAACAAATATAGCAGGGATGGATGTAAATGAATATTGTGAAGCTTCCTGCAAAAAATGTGATGGATCATTAAAATATAAAATATATGACGATGTAAAAAATGCGGCGTATCATGTTATAGAGAAAAAGGGTGCAACTTATTACGCTGTTGCACTAGCTGTAAAAAGAATAGTAGAAGCTATATTAAGAGATGAAAATTCAATTTTGACAGTATCTTCTCTTCTTGAAGGTCAATATGGAATAAAAGACGTGTATATGGGGGTTCCTTCTATAGTTGGAATTAACGGAGTGAAGGATATTATAGAGGTTCCTTTAAATGATGAAGAGAAAAATAATCTTACAGATTCCGCAAAAACATTAAAGGAATCACTAGATAGTATATTTTAA
- a CDS encoding ABC transporter ATP-binding protein, with protein MIELLNVNKSYNGKNKAVDNLNFTINSGEIFGFLGPNGAGKSTTIKMITGIIKADSGEIKVDGLNIKENPIEAKRKIGYVPDSPDMFLRLKGIEYLNFMADIYDVTTSDRKERIESLSKYFDMESALDDKIQSYSHGMRQKIVVMGALIHDPDVWILDEPMTGLDPKASYNLKEMMRKHADSGKTVFFSTHVLEVAEKLCDRIGIVSKGKIVFCGTMNEMKQKLQEEGSSLERMFLELVEDGEK; from the coding sequence GTGATTGAATTGCTTAATGTGAATAAGAGCTATAATGGGAAGAATAAGGCTGTTGATAATTTAAACTTTACGATAAATTCAGGTGAGATTTTTGGATTTTTAGGGCCAAATGGTGCTGGAAAAAGCACTACAATAAAGATGATAACAGGTATTATAAAAGCTGATTCTGGAGAAATAAAAGTCGATGGATTGAATATTAAAGAAAATCCAATTGAGGCTAAAAGAAAAATAGGGTATGTTCCAGATAGTCCAGATATGTTTTTAAGATTAAAAGGTATTGAATATTTAAATTTTATGGCAGATATATATGACGTAACAACATCAGATAGAAAAGAAAGAATTGAAAGTTTAAGTAAGTATTTTGATATGGAAAGTGCTTTAGATGATAAAATTCAAAGTTACTCTCATGGTATGAGACAAAAGATTGTTGTTATGGGGGCACTTATACATGATCCAGATGTTTGGATACTAGATGAACCTATGACTGGCTTAGATCCAAAGGCTTCTTATAATTTAAAAGAAATGATGAGAAAACATGCTGATAGCGGAAAAACAGTGTTTTTTTCAACTCATGTGCTTGAAGTTGCTGAAAAACTTTGTGATAGAATTGGAATAGTTAGTAAAGGAAAAATCGTATTTTGTGGGACAATGAATGAAATGAAACAAAAGCTTCAAGAGGAAGGAAGTTCTCTTGAAAGAATGTTTTTGGAGTTGGTTGAAGATGGAGAAAAATAA
- a CDS encoding putative ABC transporter permease subunit gives MEKNKFLILTKYLLLGGSYGSGRKKKGIFSKSTVANLVLKFILILIFGAIAGSIDLAAYMGLKIVHMEYVLLQMNYSAITAIIFFFGIFSTMGVFYFSNDINFLIPMPLKPETIVASKFTVSLIQEYFITVVILLPCTLVYGIASGMGVIFYILSILFMLFEPILPLAAALLISIFIMPLINKSKKKDLFKTLGGILAVGFGLGINILTRMMGGSSSAELVKNVKRVNSTMLNVFPLGSIASKALVNSNLLYTALFILINACSFVAIIYLAKNLYFKGVQGLSESSSKRKKIDSKKMNKETQKKSILFSYTMKELKILFRTPAYFVNCVMSSFIFPVVILIPMLFNTSDKKGLSSALSYINGPQGFRILVTASVVFGLIMGTMNSVTSTSISREGSNFFVMKYIPIKYSKQIAAKIFSGIFVGAISIILIDIAAFFVVKIPVYVFAYMIITGILGIVFTSIIGMYIDLSMPKLEWDTEQKAVKSNINSFINFLVSILPAAIIIVICIFINVNVNIFFGILSLVLLALDYVTYKVVCISGEKKLDRYES, from the coding sequence ATGGAGAAAAATAAATTTTTAATTTTAACTAAGTATCTTCTCCTTGGTGGTTCTTATGGAAGCGGAAGAAAGAAAAAAGGTATATTTTCGAAAAGTACCGTTGCAAATCTAGTATTAAAGTTTATTTTAATCCTTATTTTTGGTGCGATTGCAGGTTCAATTGATCTTGCTGCATATATGGGCTTAAAGATCGTTCATATGGAGTATGTGCTGCTTCAAATGAATTACTCTGCTATAACTGCAATTATTTTCTTCTTTGGAATATTCTCCACAATGGGAGTGTTTTATTTTTCAAATGACATAAATTTTCTTATACCAATGCCCTTGAAACCGGAGACAATTGTTGCAAGTAAGTTTACAGTATCACTTATACAAGAGTATTTTATTACAGTTGTAATTTTACTCCCATGTACATTGGTATATGGTATAGCATCGGGAATGGGAGTTATATTTTATATACTAAGCATTCTATTCATGCTATTTGAACCTATACTTCCATTAGCAGCTGCCCTTTTGATAAGTATATTTATTATGCCACTTATAAACAAGTCAAAGAAAAAGGATTTATTTAAAACCCTAGGAGGAATTTTAGCAGTAGGTTTTGGATTGGGTATAAATATATTAACAAGAATGATGGGTGGATCAAGTAGCGCGGAGCTTGTTAAAAACGTAAAAAGGGTTAACTCTACTATGTTAAATGTTTTCCCACTTGGAAGTATAGCAAGTAAAGCATTAGTAAATTCAAATCTTTTGTATACAGCATTATTTATTTTGATAAATGCATGTAGTTTTGTAGCTATAATATACTTAGCTAAGAATTTGTATTTTAAAGGTGTTCAGGGACTTTCTGAATCTTCTTCTAAGAGAAAGAAAATAGATTCTAAGAAGATGAATAAAGAAACTCAGAAAAAGTCAATTTTATTTTCTTATACTATGAAGGAACTTAAGATTTTATTTAGAACTCCAGCGTATTTTGTAAACTGCGTGATGTCAAGTTTCATATTTCCTGTTGTTATATTAATTCCAATGTTATTTAATACATCAGATAAGAAGGGGCTAAGCTCAGCTTTAAGTTATATAAATGGCCCTCAAGGATTTAGGATTTTAGTAACAGCCTCTGTAGTATTTGGACTTATTATGGGTACAATGAATTCAGTTACGTCTACATCCATTTCAAGAGAAGGCAGTAACTTTTTTGTAATGAAGTATATACCAATTAAATACTCAAAACAAATTGCAGCTAAAATATTTTCAGGAATATTTGTTGGAGCAATATCGATAATACTTATAGATATAGCAGCGTTTTTTGTAGTGAAAATTCCAGTATATGTTTTTGCATACATGATTATAACAGGAATACTTGGGATTGTTTTTACATCAATTATAGGTATGTATATAGATTTGAGTATGCCTAAATTAGAATGGGATACAGAGCAAAAGGCGGTTAAATCAAATATAAATTCATTTATAAATTTTCTTGTGTCAATATTACCTGCTGCAATAATTATAGTAATATGTATATTTATAAATGTGAATGTTAATATATTCTTTGGAATATTGTCTCTAGTGCTTTTAGCTTTAGACTATGTTACATACAAGGTAGTATGTATCAGTGGAGAAAAGAAATTAGATAGATATGAGAGTTAG
- a CDS encoding acyl-CoA thioesterase: MNKAITRIKVRYAETDKMGIVYHANYYVYFEAAREDLIEGAGIKYSDMEDIGIMMPLVETKCKYHEGAKYGDYILVETTLGKLSPIKVEINYRVLRESDGKLLAEGQTTQVFVDAQNFKIIKLMKSYPEVWEKLQKIK; encoded by the coding sequence ATGAATAAAGCTATTACAAGAATTAAAGTAAGATATGCTGAGACTGATAAAATGGGAATAGTGTATCATGCAAATTACTATGTCTATTTTGAAGCTGCAAGAGAGGATTTAATAGAAGGAGCAGGGATAAAGTATAGTGATATGGAAGACATAGGAATAATGATGCCTCTTGTTGAAACAAAGTGTAAATATCATGAGGGAGCAAAATATGGGGATTACATATTAGTAGAGACAACCTTAGGGAAGCTTAGTCCAATAAAAGTAGAAATTAATTACAGAGTTTTAAGAGAATCTGATGGGAAACTTTTAGCAGAAGGACAGACAACACAAGTATTTGTTGATGCTCAAAATTTTAAAATAATAAAGCTAATGAAAAGTTATCCTGAAGTGTGGGAGAAACTTCAGAAAATTAAATAG
- a CDS encoding APC family permease: protein MVNKFFDLLICRPLANEQSSSEKYNVPFGLAVMASDAISSVAYASQEILLVLVPIIGAASYAWLGKASLMIIGLLLILTVSYVQIIKAYPQGGGAYIVAKENLGVKPGLVAGASLLLDYILTVAVSASSGVAAITSAFPSLVPHSVLLAVVLIIILTILNLRGVSESAKMFSIPTYLFIFSMIFMIIFGIAKYIIYGAPSMHMIHQTLKPMGDVSIFLILKAFSSGCSALTGLEAVSNSVPNFKEPGQKNATIVMVLLTLCIFVIFGGSSLLARFYGAIPNDNVTVLAQIAYGVFSGKTFMFYVVQFTTAIILIMACNTSFTGFPMLMSVIARDGYAPRSFATRGKRLSFSNGIVFLSIIAGILVIIFKADTHLLIPLYSVGVFLSFTLAQTGMVIHWNKTNEKGKNTRKLINGFGAAITLLTTGVIVYEKFLSGAWVIIILVPIIVLGFLHIKKHYNYVARGLRADEEYVKNCGIGQTYNHLIIVPIASLNKATLGALKYARSLTSDVIALNVSPNKEYMDKLKHKWEELNTDILLVSKYSPYRAIVTPLIEYIGVISKAAVPDEKITVVLPQFITRDKSGQILHNHTSFLLREALLRYDNIVVSTYPFHLSPKDDNEE from the coding sequence TTGGTTAATAAGTTTTTTGACCTGCTCATATGTAGACCTTTAGCAAATGAGCAAAGTTCAAGCGAAAAATATAATGTTCCTTTTGGCCTTGCGGTAATGGCAAGTGACGCCATTTCTTCTGTTGCGTATGCATCACAAGAAATTCTATTAGTGCTTGTGCCTATAATAGGAGCTGCGTCTTACGCATGGTTAGGCAAGGCTTCTTTAATGATTATAGGACTACTCCTTATACTCACAGTTTCATACGTGCAAATTATAAAGGCATATCCACAGGGTGGTGGAGCTTATATAGTTGCTAAGGAAAATTTGGGAGTAAAACCCGGACTTGTTGCAGGAGCTTCACTTTTATTAGACTATATTTTAACTGTTGCGGTTAGTGCTAGTTCAGGAGTCGCAGCTATAACATCTGCGTTCCCAAGTCTAGTACCACACAGCGTATTACTAGCTGTGGTACTTATTATTATTTTAACGATTCTCAATTTACGAGGAGTAAGTGAATCGGCCAAAATGTTTAGTATACCTACATATTTGTTTATTTTTAGTATGATATTTATGATTATTTTTGGAATCGCAAAATATATTATATATGGTGCACCTAGCATGCATATGATACATCAGACTCTTAAGCCAATGGGAGATGTAAGTATATTTTTAATTCTGAAGGCGTTTTCTTCAGGTTGTTCTGCATTAACAGGACTTGAAGCTGTAAGTAACTCTGTACCTAATTTTAAGGAACCAGGTCAAAAGAATGCTACAATAGTAATGGTTCTTCTTACTTTATGTATATTTGTTATATTTGGTGGCTCTTCACTTTTAGCAAGATTTTATGGTGCTATACCTAATGATAATGTGACTGTTTTAGCACAAATAGCTTATGGTGTTTTCTCAGGTAAAACATTTATGTTCTATGTAGTGCAATTTACCACAGCTATCATACTTATAATGGCATGTAATACTTCATTTACAGGATTTCCTATGCTTATGTCTGTAATAGCAAGAGATGGATATGCTCCTAGAAGCTTTGCTACAAGAGGTAAAAGATTAAGCTTCTCTAATGGAATAGTATTTCTTTCTATAATAGCAGGTATATTAGTCATTATATTTAAGGCAGATACGCATCTTTTAATACCACTTTATTCTGTAGGCGTTTTTTTATCCTTTACATTAGCCCAAACAGGAATGGTTATTCACTGGAATAAGACAAATGAAAAAGGTAAAAATACAAGAAAGCTTATAAACGGTTTTGGAGCAGCAATTACACTCTTAACAACAGGTGTAATTGTTTATGAGAAGTTCCTATCAGGAGCGTGGGTCATTATAATACTTGTTCCTATAATAGTACTTGGATTTCTTCATATTAAAAAGCATTATAACTATGTTGCTAGAGGCTTGAGGGCTGATGAGGAATATGTTAAGAACTGTGGAATTGGACAAACTTATAACCACCTAATAATAGTTCCAATAGCAAGTTTAAATAAAGCTACCTTAGGTGCTTTAAAATATGCAAGAAGTTTAACGAGTGATGTAATAGCACTTAACGTATCACCTAATAAAGAGTATATGGATAAACTTAAACATAAGTGGGAGGAGCTTAATACAGATATTTTACTTGTTTCAAAGTATTCACCTTATAGAGCTATAGTTACACCACTTATAGAGTATATAGGAGTAATATCAAAAGCAGCAGTACCAGATGAAAAAATAACAGTGGTTTTACCTCAATTTATAACAAGAGATAAATCAGGACAAATACTTCACAATCATACTAGCTTTTTATTGAGAGAGGCACTTTTAAGATATGACAATATAGTGGTTTCAACTTATCCATTCCACTTAAGTCCAAAGGATGATAACGAAGAATAA
- the leuA gene encoding 2-isopropylmalate synthase: MLYNKYVKYPKVKLDNREWPDKQIEKAPIWCSVDLRDGNQALPKPMNVDEKIKMFKMLVDIGFKEIEIGFPSASETEYEFTRKLIEDKLIPEDVTIQVLTQAREHLVKKTFEALKGVKTAIVHVYNSTSELQRRVVFKKDKDEVKSLAIKGAQMVKKYSEYTEYSESKFVFEYSPESFTGTELDYALEVCEAVLNVWKPSKENKAIINLPSTVEMATPNIYADQIEWFCKKLLNRESVILSLHTHNDRGTCTASSELGILAGADRVEGTLFGNGERTGNLDIMNMALNMYSQGVDPELEFSNLNDIVEAYEECTKMVVHERHPYAGKLVFTAFSGSHQDAIRKGLKSLKEGKNKHWEVPYLAVDPHDLGREYEEIIRINSQSGKGGTAYIMESDFGFILPKAMHPEFGKVIKKKSDELDCELSPEQIFKFFKEEYLENRSPYYLKNYKIHSIQNIEEEKNTVDIEAVISVNGKDTSIEGVGNGPVDAFFNAMNNKKYNGCKFISYDEHALNIGSHSKAVAYVQIESQDKKYFGVGISDNIDTASINAIVSALNRSKLK, from the coding sequence ATGTTGTATAATAAATATGTCAAATATCCTAAAGTAAAATTGGACAATCGTGAATGGCCTGATAAGCAAATAGAAAAGGCACCTATATGGTGCAGTGTTGATTTAAGAGATGGAAATCAAGCATTACCAAAACCTATGAATGTAGATGAAAAAATAAAGATGTTTAAAATGCTTGTAGATATAGGTTTTAAGGAGATAGAGATTGGATTTCCTTCTGCTTCAGAAACAGAATACGAATTCACAAGAAAGCTTATAGAAGATAAATTAATCCCTGAAGATGTTACTATACAAGTTTTAACACAAGCTAGAGAACATTTAGTTAAAAAAACATTTGAGGCATTAAAGGGAGTTAAAACAGCTATTGTCCATGTGTATAATTCAACATCTGAGCTTCAAAGAAGAGTTGTGTTCAAAAAAGATAAGGATGAAGTTAAAAGTCTTGCCATAAAAGGTGCACAAATGGTAAAAAAATATAGCGAATATACTGAATATAGTGAAAGTAAATTTGTTTTTGAATATTCGCCCGAAAGCTTTACTGGAACCGAACTTGATTATGCTCTTGAGGTGTGTGAAGCTGTACTTAATGTGTGGAAACCCAGTAAAGAGAATAAAGCTATTATAAATTTACCTTCAACTGTAGAAATGGCAACCCCTAATATATATGCAGATCAAATTGAATGGTTTTGTAAAAAATTATTAAATAGGGAGTCCGTGATACTTAGCCTGCATACGCATAACGATAGGGGAACTTGTACTGCTTCCAGTGAACTTGGGATTCTTGCAGGAGCGGATAGAGTGGAAGGAACACTTTTTGGAAATGGAGAAAGGACTGGCAACCTCGATATAATGAATATGGCATTGAATATGTATTCACAAGGTGTAGATCCTGAACTTGAATTTTCTAATTTAAATGATATAGTTGAAGCCTATGAAGAATGTACTAAGATGGTTGTGCATGAACGCCACCCATATGCAGGTAAGCTTGTGTTTACGGCTTTCTCAGGTTCCCATCAAGATGCTATACGTAAGGGATTAAAGTCATTAAAGGAAGGTAAAAACAAACATTGGGAGGTTCCATATCTTGCAGTAGATCCCCACGATTTGGGAAGAGAATACGAAGAAATTATACGTATAAATAGTCAATCAGGAAAAGGTGGGACAGCGTATATAATGGAAAGTGATTTTGGCTTTATACTTCCAAAGGCAATGCACCCTGAGTTTGGAAAGGTAATAAAGAAAAAATCTGATGAGCTTGATTGTGAGCTTTCACCAGAGCAAATTTTCAAGTTTTTTAAGGAAGAGTATTTAGAAAACAGAAGCCCATACTACTTGAAAAATTACAAGATACATTCAATACAAAATATAGAGGAAGAGAAAAATACTGTAGATATCGAAGCTGTAATATCGGTAAATGGTAAGGATACAAGTATAGAAGGGGTAGGAAATGGACCTGTGGATGCTTTCTTTAATGCAATGAATAATAAAAAGTATAATGGTTGTAAATTTATATCATATGATGAGCATGCGTTAAATATTGGGTCTCATTCAAAAGCTGTTGCATATGTTCAAATTGAAAGTCAAGATAAGAAATATTTTGGAGTCGGAATATCCGATAATATAGATACGGCATCTATTAATGCCATTGTAAGTGCTTTGAATAGAAGTAAATTAAAATAA